From one Anabas testudineus chromosome 18, fAnaTes1.2, whole genome shotgun sequence genomic stretch:
- the vgf gene encoding neurosecretory protein VGF → MIGYCDASNALTLLIFLMVASFLHLSSPNPINTAVDVKRNATWGQTLRDGEKRVEVRELIHKDEAEEEELFKDVDPKTLAAVLLEALNHSHIERRKEGEEHEGMEEERKREVKKQEEYTDLRTIEGADQDRDGRQEFELLMATQWKNQEKEDEEEERMKTQKEEEMTEKVSSHTTSQTVQVQTKQQPTSPLDIGKGAVPQQEPTSTGQGDKEEEEQLNPEELKSLETMMEEFPHFNTVTEREGDSKKTQRENRAYGNYNEIIPLNEGGNFAMSKKKLKWQEETQKALYLPTLRGGNLMDDTVDSNYHKYSAQSQPLLEQVAMADKQPEEKDEENEEVLSLDKEEAHAKAEQEEMRRQAAEAQRAKMEEKKLADLASDMLLRYMFKQNNGNKKYSLSLSSAAEDKRSKEEQELTEEDDIDPQTIEKLIEISSKLHLPADDVVDIISNVEKKKKKEVPPQKTPHWQKATSLSSLLSSTNGFSPSQISYISESFPVSKQLSSTVNLLKSWIQEKTPTKSLDHWGKSAKSVIFNLNLRPKPQMPLSHKQDLWLKSPKSVWTGYTSYPYTYSLPPSYYQPFPDTYPIYLPPLPRHRPHFYIHHHAVNLNTLRNTADDLYMFPPKRGYHSWIQPWLRKSPVSLQQKPYDISYPLPLYPQTFQSVSISKAHSLPQMAVISSQRKHFYYPASSPVVMRNKDYYLSGKQTDSLTHENLEKDVGKILIKTPKMLH, encoded by the coding sequence ATGATAGGGTACTGTGATGCCTCAAATGCCCTTACCTTGCTGATCTTCCTGATGGTGGCTTCATTTCTTCATCTGTCTAGTCCCAATCCTATCAACACTGCTGTAGATGTCAAGAGAAATGCTACTTGGGGGCAGACGTTACGAGATGGGGAAAAAAGGGTTGAGGTGAGAGAATTGATACACAAAGatgaggcagaggaagaggagctcTTTAAAGATGTGGATCCCAAAACTCTAGCAGCAGTTTTACTGGAGGCACTGAATCACTCACACatagaaagaaggaaagagggagaagagcaTGAGGGgatggaagaagaaagaaagagagaagttaaaaaacaggaagaatatACAGACTTGAGAACAATTGAGGGAGCAGACCAAGACAGAGATGGACGACAGGAGTTCGAATTATTGATGGCCACACAGTGGAAGAATCAAGAaaaagaggatgaggaggaggagaggatgaaaactcagaaagaagaggagatgaCTGAAAAAGTGAGCAGTCATACCACTAGTCAGACAGTCCAGGTCCAAACCAAACAGCAGCCCACTAGTCCCCTGGACATTGGAAAGGGTGCTGTTCCCCAGCAGGAACCAACCAGCACTGGACAAGGCGacaaggaagaagaggagcaaCTCAACCCAGAGGAGCTTAAAAGCCTTGAGACAATGATGGAGGAATTTCCTCATTTTAACACAGTCactgagagggagggagattCCAAGAAAAcccaaagagaaaacagagcttACGGTAATTACAATGAGATTATACCACTAAATGAAGGTGGTAACTTTGCCATGTCTAAGAAGAAACTGAAATGGCAAGAGGAGACGCAGAAAGCCCTATACCTGCCAACATTAAGGGGTGGTAATTTAATGGATGACACAGTGGACAGTAATTATCACAAATATTCAGCACAATCGCAGCCTCTATTAGAGCAAGTGGCGATGGCAGACAAACAACCAGAAGAGAAGGACGAGGAAAATGAGGAGGTACTCAGTCTGGACAAGGAGGAGGCACATGCCAAAGCAGAGCAGGAGGAAATGAGAAGGCAGGCAGCTGAGGCACAGAGAGCTaagatggaggagaagaagtTGGCTGACCTCGCCTCAGACATGCTTCTGCGCTACATGTTCAAACAGAATAATGGGAACAAGAAATACAGCTTATCTCTGTCCAGTGCTGCAGAGGACAAGAGGTCCAAGGAGGAGCAGGAATTAACAGAGGAAGATGATATTGATCCTCAAACCATTGAAAAGCTAATTGAGATTTCCAGCAAGCTCCATCTCCCTGCTGATGATGTGGTGGACATCATCAGCAATgtagagaaaaagaagaagaaagaagtgcCACCTCAGAAGACGCCACATTGGCAAAAAGCAACTTCACTGTCTTCTTTATTGTCATCTACCAATGGCTTTTCACCATCACAGATTTCATACATTTCAGAAAGCTTCCCTGTCTCTAAACAACTCTCTTCAACTGTCAATCTTCTAAAATCTTGGATTCAGgagaaaacaccaacaaaatCACTTGATCACTGGGGCAAATCAGCAAAGTCggttatatttaatttaaatcttaGGCCCAAACCTCAGATGCCTCTGTCACATAAACAGGATCTCTGGCTCAAATCACCCAAGTCTGTTTGGACTGGGTACACTTCTTACCCCTACACTTACTCCCTGCCCCCTTCATACTACCAGCCCTTCCCAGACACTTACCCCATCTACCTTCCACCTCTTCCAAGGCATAGACCCCACTTTTATATCCACCATCATGCTGTTAACCTCAACACCCTCAGAAATACTGCGGATGACCTCTACATGTTCCCTCCCAAACGTGGTTATCACAGCTGGATCCAACCTTGGCTTAGAAAATCCCCTGTGAGCCTCCAGCAAAAGCCATATGATATTAGCTACCCCCTCCCACTGTATCCCCAGACTTTTCAGTCAGTATCCATATCCAAAGCACATTCCCTTCCTCAAATGGCTGTGATTTCTTCTCAACGGAAGCATTTTTATTACCCAGCCTCATCACCTGTAGTAATGAGAAACAAAGATTATTATTTGTCTGGAAAGCAGACAGATAGCCTCACCCATGAGAATCTGGAGAAAGATGTGGGGAAGATACTCATAAAGACACCAAAAATGTTACACTAA
- the ap1s1 gene encoding AP-1 complex subunit sigma-1A isoform X1, with the protein MSNQTSTRSLSCCITQVLLQLESQTDGWTPTFLMRFMLLFSRQGKLRLQKWYTATAERDKKKMVRELMQIVLARKPKMCSFLEWRDLKIVYKRYASLYFCCAIEEQDNELITLEVIHRFVELLDKYFGSVCELDIIFNFEKAYFILDEFLMGGEIQDTSKKSVLKAIEQADLLQEEDESPRSVLEEMGLA; encoded by the exons ATGAGCAACCAGACGAGTACAAG atcattgtcctgttgcataACCCAAGTGCTTCTTCAGCTTGAGTCCCAAACTGATGGCTGGACACCTACCTTTCTG ATGCGTTTCATGCTGCTGTTCAGTCGGCAGGGGAAGCTGCGGCTACAGAAGTGGTACACAGCCACAGCTGAAAGGGACAAGAAGAAGATGGTGAGAGAACTGATGCAGATAGTGCTTGCCCGCAAACCAAAGATGTGCAGCTTTCTTGAATGGAGGGACCTCAAAATTGTCTATAAAAG GTATGCCAGCCTGTATTTTTGTTGTGCAATTGAAGAACAGGACAATGAGCTGATCACACTTGAAGTCATCCACCGTTTTGTAGAGCTGCTAGATAAATACTTTGGCAGT gtgtgtgaaCTGGACATCATATTTAACTTTGAGAAGGCCTACTTCATTCTAGATGAGTTCCTGATGGGAGGAGAGATTCAGGACACGTCTAAAAAAAGCGTCCTCAAAGCTATCGAACAAGCTGACCTACTGCAGGAG GAGGATGAGTCACCCAGGAGTGTGTTGGAGGAAATGGGCTTGGCATAG
- the ap1s1 gene encoding AP-1 complex subunit sigma-1A isoform X3, with the protein MRFMLLFSRQGKLRLQKWYTATAERDKKKMVRELMQIVLARKPKMCSFLEWRDLKIVYKRYASLYFCCAIEEQDNELITLEVIHRFVELLDKYFGSVCELDIIFNFEKAYFILDEFLMGGEIQDTSKKSVLKAIEQADLLQEEDESPRSVLEEMGLA; encoded by the exons ATGCGTTTCATGCTGCTGTTCAGTCGGCAGGGGAAGCTGCGGCTACAGAAGTGGTACACAGCCACAGCTGAAAGGGACAAGAAGAAGATGGTGAGAGAACTGATGCAGATAGTGCTTGCCCGCAAACCAAAGATGTGCAGCTTTCTTGAATGGAGGGACCTCAAAATTGTCTATAAAAG GTATGCCAGCCTGTATTTTTGTTGTGCAATTGAAGAACAGGACAATGAGCTGATCACACTTGAAGTCATCCACCGTTTTGTAGAGCTGCTAGATAAATACTTTGGCAGT gtgtgtgaaCTGGACATCATATTTAACTTTGAGAAGGCCTACTTCATTCTAGATGAGTTCCTGATGGGAGGAGAGATTCAGGACACGTCTAAAAAAAGCGTCCTCAAAGCTATCGAACAAGCTGACCTACTGCAGGAG GAGGATGAGTCACCCAGGAGTGTGTTGGAGGAAATGGGCTTGGCATAG
- the ap1s1 gene encoding AP-1 complex subunit sigma-1A isoform X2, with product MLDLPVQKKFFLDVRVPRKGPFEMMRFMLLFSRQGKLRLQKWYTATAERDKKKMVRELMQIVLARKPKMCSFLEWRDLKIVYKRYASLYFCCAIEEQDNELITLEVIHRFVELLDKYFGSVCELDIIFNFEKAYFILDEFLMGGEIQDTSKKSVLKAIEQADLLQEEDESPRSVLEEMGLA from the exons ATGCTAGACCTGCCAGTACAGAAGAAGTTTTTTTTGGACGTTAGAGTTCCTCGAAAAGGTCCGTTCGAAATG ATGCGTTTCATGCTGCTGTTCAGTCGGCAGGGGAAGCTGCGGCTACAGAAGTGGTACACAGCCACAGCTGAAAGGGACAAGAAGAAGATGGTGAGAGAACTGATGCAGATAGTGCTTGCCCGCAAACCAAAGATGTGCAGCTTTCTTGAATGGAGGGACCTCAAAATTGTCTATAAAAG GTATGCCAGCCTGTATTTTTGTTGTGCAATTGAAGAACAGGACAATGAGCTGATCACACTTGAAGTCATCCACCGTTTTGTAGAGCTGCTAGATAAATACTTTGGCAGT gtgtgtgaaCTGGACATCATATTTAACTTTGAGAAGGCCTACTTCATTCTAGATGAGTTCCTGATGGGAGGAGAGATTCAGGACACGTCTAAAAAAAGCGTCCTCAAAGCTATCGAACAAGCTGACCTACTGCAGGAG GAGGATGAGTCACCCAGGAGTGTGTTGGAGGAAATGGGCTTGGCATAG